One window of the Streptomyces sp. ITFR-21 genome contains the following:
- a CDS encoding FadR/GntR family transcriptional regulator: MLFSKALKARTGFADKRCVSTLAHSMMTSARSADSGISGPGELDRYSYADTPGADRPGLPSWEGAEPDMNRVGRRTGGSRGRGLHGQLVQQLGQMIVSGDLGADRPLVPEEIGQRFEVSRTVVRESLRVLEAKGLVSARPNVGTRVRPVSDWNLLDPDIIEWRAFGPQRDEQRRELLELRWTIEPLAARLAAGHGREDIQQRLADMAEIMAHAAAQGDALTFSRADAEFHSLLLQVAGNRMLEHLSGIVSSALHVSGGPATGCDRPADASVGLHHRIVDALAGGDGGTAEAAMRQLLAVPDEQPAAGPADHVVPAPREH; encoded by the coding sequence GTGCTTTTCAGCAAAGCCCTCAAGGCGCGCACCGGCTTCGCCGACAAAAGATGCGTGAGTACCCTTGCGCATTCCATGATGACCTCGGCTCGCTCAGCCGACTCCGGGATCTCCGGTCCGGGCGAGCTGGACCGCTATTCGTACGCCGACACCCCCGGCGCCGACCGCCCCGGACTGCCGTCCTGGGAGGGCGCGGAGCCGGACATGAACCGGGTCGGCCGCCGCACGGGCGGCAGTCGCGGCCGGGGGCTGCACGGCCAACTCGTCCAGCAGCTCGGACAGATGATCGTCTCCGGCGACCTCGGCGCCGACCGCCCCCTCGTGCCCGAGGAGATCGGCCAGCGTTTCGAGGTCTCCCGCACCGTGGTGCGCGAGTCCCTGCGCGTGCTGGAGGCCAAGGGCCTGGTGAGTGCCCGCCCCAATGTCGGTACCCGGGTCCGTCCGGTCAGCGACTGGAACCTGCTCGACCCCGACATCATCGAATGGCGGGCGTTCGGACCGCAGCGCGACGAGCAGCGCCGCGAACTGCTCGAACTGCGCTGGACCATCGAGCCACTGGCCGCCAGGCTCGCCGCCGGCCACGGGCGCGAGGACATTCAGCAGCGGCTGGCCGACATGGCGGAGATCATGGCCCACGCCGCCGCCCAGGGAGACGCCCTCACGTTCTCCCGCGCCGACGCCGAGTTCCACAGCCTGCTCCTGCAGGTCGCGGGCAACCGGATGCTGGAGCACCTGTCGGGTATCGTCTCCTCCGCCCTCCACGTCTCCGGCGGCCCGGCCACCGGCTGCGACCGCCCCGCCGACGCCTCCGTCGGGCTGCACCACCGGATCGTCGACGCGCTCGCCGGCGGCGACGGCGGCACCGCGGAAGCGGCAATGCGCCAGCTGCTCGCGGTACCCGACGAGCAGCCGGCGGCGGGCCCGGCCGACCACGTCGTCCCCGCCCCGCGCGAACACTGA
- a CDS encoding RNA polymerase sigma factor, whose amino-acid sequence MFVSASTSRTLPSEIAESQSLMALIEQGKAQGQIAGDDVRRAFEADQIPATQWKNVLRSLNQVLDEEGVTLMVTAAEAPKRTRKSVAAKSPAKRTATKTVATKAAPAKKTVAPTAPTPAVVVEAETTVEPSVEAETPAKKAPAKKVAAKKTAAKKAPAKKVAAAKKTTAAVPSEDEAVAETDELLEEVVPGGKSGEEDTEKTESESFVLSDDDEDDAPAQQVAVAGATADPVKDYLKQIGKVPLLNAEQEVELAKRIEAGLFAEDKLAAADKLAPKLKRELEIIAEDGRWAKNHLLEANLRLVVSLAKRYTGRGMLFLDLIQEGNLGLIRAVEKFDYTKGFKFSTYATWWIRQAITRAMADQARTIRIPVHMVEVINKLARVQRQMLQDLGREPTPEELAKELDMTPEKVIEVQKYGREPISLHTPLGEDGDSEFGDLIEDSEAVVPADAVSFTLLQEQLHSVLDTLSEREAGVVSMRFGLTDGQPKTLDEIGKVYGVTRERIRQIESKTMSKLRHPSRSQVLRDYLD is encoded by the coding sequence TTGTTCGTGTCGGCCAGCACATCCCGTACGCTCCCGTCCGAGATCGCCGAATCCCAGTCTCTGATGGCACTCATCGAGCAGGGTAAGGCCCAGGGCCAGATCGCCGGCGACGACGTGCGTCGGGCGTTCGAAGCGGACCAGATTCCGGCAACCCAGTGGAAGAACGTTCTGCGCAGCCTCAACCAGGTCCTCGACGAGGAGGGTGTGACGCTGATGGTGACTGCCGCTGAGGCGCCCAAGCGCACCCGTAAGAGCGTCGCAGCCAAGAGCCCGGCGAAGCGTACTGCCACCAAGACGGTCGCCACCAAGGCGGCCCCTGCCAAGAAGACCGTAGCGCCCACGGCCCCCACCCCTGCGGTGGTGGTCGAGGCCGAGACCACGGTGGAGCCATCGGTGGAGGCGGAAACCCCAGCCAAGAAGGCGCCGGCGAAGAAGGTCGCCGCCAAGAAGACGGCCGCCAAAAAGGCCCCCGCGAAGAAGGTGGCAGCGGCCAAGAAGACCACTGCTGCCGTACCGAGCGAGGACGAGGCGGTCGCCGAGACCGACGAACTGCTCGAAGAGGTCGTGCCCGGTGGCAAGAGCGGGGAGGAGGACACCGAGAAGACGGAGTCCGAGAGCTTCGTGCTCTCCGACGACGACGAGGACGACGCGCCTGCCCAGCAGGTCGCGGTCGCCGGTGCCACCGCCGACCCGGTCAAGGACTACCTCAAGCAGATCGGCAAGGTCCCGCTGCTCAACGCCGAGCAGGAGGTCGAGCTCGCCAAGCGGATCGAGGCCGGCCTGTTCGCCGAGGACAAGCTCGCGGCGGCCGACAAGCTCGCACCCAAGCTCAAGCGTGAGCTGGAGATCATCGCCGAGGACGGCCGCTGGGCCAAGAACCACCTGCTGGAGGCCAACCTCCGGCTCGTGGTGTCGCTGGCCAAGCGCTACACCGGCCGCGGCATGCTCTTCCTGGACCTCATCCAGGAAGGAAACCTGGGCCTGATCCGCGCGGTCGAGAAGTTCGACTACACCAAGGGCTTCAAGTTCTCCACCTACGCCACCTGGTGGATCCGGCAGGCGATCACCCGCGCCATGGCCGACCAGGCCCGTACCATCCGCATCCCGGTGCACATGGTCGAGGTCATCAACAAGCTGGCCCGCGTCCAGCGCCAGATGCTCCAGGACCTGGGCCGCGAGCCCACTCCGGAGGAGCTGGCCAAGGAACTCGACATGACCCCTGAGAAGGTCATCGAGGTCCAGAAGTACGGCCGCGAGCCCATTTCGCTGCACACCCCGCTGGGCGAGGACGGCGACAGCGAGTTCGGTGACCTGATCGAGGACTCCGAGGCGGTCGTGCCCGCCGACGCGGTCAGCTTCACGCTTCTGCAGGAGCAGCTGCACTCGGTTCTGGACACCCTCTCCGAGCGGGAGGCGGGCGTGGTCTCGATGCGCTTCGGCCTCACCGACGGGCAGCCCAAGACGCTGGACGAGATCGGCAAGGTCTACGGGGTGACGCGCGAGCGGATCCGGCAGATCGAGTCCAAGACGATGTCCAAGCTGCGGCACCCGTCGCGCTCCCAGGTTCTCCGGGACTACCTGGACTGA